From Streptomyces sp. NBC_00683, one genomic window encodes:
- a CDS encoding sensor histidine kinase — MDEQQAHRSAAPHRGPGGPWGEGPPRWLSGVRERYAARLPWPSTVALGVFVMVGTNFAAQGQDRQPVDLLARLLLFAAVAVLLVRHRHPVVAVAGTSAATLVYLGLGYPYGPVFLAVAVGCFSAIVSGHRKAAWWSLGALWAGHVLMSHWLYRWLPPDGDESAPWGQEAFVTAWVVAIVAAAELLRVRREQWAAARAEREAAEKRRADEERLRMARELHDVLAHSISVINVQAGVGLALLDTDPEQARTALTTIKSASKEALGEVRQVLDNLRAPGDAPRAPAPGLDRLPELVDQAAAAGLTVTVETDGAPGAVPPGTDLAAFRIVQEALTNVVRHSGSRSAEVRIAYGSEGIRLRIDDEGPATGGDAGGSGNGLVGMRERAAALGGTIDAGPRPGGGFRVRAQLPLPSGSRDPARPTEETS, encoded by the coding sequence ATGGACGAGCAGCAAGCGCACAGAAGCGCGGCACCCCACAGGGGACCGGGCGGCCCCTGGGGCGAGGGGCCGCCCCGGTGGCTGTCCGGAGTGAGGGAACGGTACGCCGCACGGCTGCCGTGGCCGTCGACCGTGGCGCTCGGCGTGTTCGTGATGGTGGGCACCAACTTCGCGGCGCAGGGCCAGGACCGTCAGCCGGTCGACCTCCTCGCGCGGCTGCTGCTGTTCGCCGCCGTCGCCGTTCTCCTCGTGCGGCACCGGCATCCGGTGGTGGCCGTCGCCGGAACGTCGGCGGCGACCCTCGTCTACCTCGGGCTGGGGTATCCCTACGGCCCGGTGTTCCTCGCCGTTGCCGTGGGCTGTTTCAGCGCGATCGTCTCGGGACACCGCAAGGCCGCCTGGTGGTCGCTCGGTGCGCTGTGGGCAGGTCATGTGCTGATGTCGCACTGGCTGTACCGGTGGCTGCCGCCGGACGGGGACGAGTCCGCGCCCTGGGGGCAGGAGGCGTTCGTCACCGCCTGGGTGGTGGCGATCGTCGCCGCCGCGGAGCTGCTGCGGGTACGCCGTGAGCAGTGGGCCGCGGCCAGGGCGGAGCGCGAGGCGGCCGAGAAGCGGCGGGCCGACGAGGAGAGGCTGCGCATGGCCCGAGAACTCCACGACGTCCTCGCCCACAGCATTTCCGTCATCAACGTCCAGGCCGGCGTCGGACTGGCGCTGCTCGACACGGATCCGGAACAGGCCCGCACCGCTCTCACCACCATCAAGTCCGCGAGCAAGGAGGCACTGGGCGAGGTCCGCCAGGTCCTCGACAACCTCCGCGCCCCGGGCGACGCCCCCCGCGCCCCCGCCCCGGGACTGGACCGGCTCCCCGAACTCGTCGACCAGGCAGCCGCTGCGGGCCTCACCGTCACGGTCGAGACGGACGGGGCGCCGGGCGCGGTCCCGCCCGGCACCGATCTCGCGGCCTTCCGCATCGTGCAGGAGGCGCTCACGAACGTCGTTCGGCACTCCGGGTCGCGCAGCGCCGAGGTCCGGATCGCGTACGGGAGCGAGGGCATCAGGCTCCGCATCGACGACGAGGGGCCCGCGACCGGCGGCGACGCCGGGGGCAGCGGCAACGGTCTTGTCGGTATGCGGGAGCGGGCCGCCGCCCTGGGTGGCACGATCGACGCGGGGCCACGGCCCGGCGGCGGCTTCCGCGTGCGGGCCCAGCTCCCGCTGCCGTCCGGCTCACGGGATCCGGCCCGGCCCACGGAGGAGACATCGTGA
- a CDS encoding response regulator transcription factor, with protein sequence MIRVLLADDQLLVRAGFRALLDAQPDIEVAGEAADGAEAVRLVRELRPDTVLMDIRMPHLDGLAATRAITGDPELNEVKVVMLTTFELDEYVFEAIRSGASGFLVKDTEPDELLRAVRAVVGGDALLSPGVTRRLIAEFAARSKEPAAATALDELTEREREVMALVGIGLSNEEIARRLVVSPLTAKTHVSRAMVKLGARDRAQLVVLAYESGLVRPGWLG encoded by the coding sequence GTGATCCGCGTACTGCTCGCCGACGACCAGCTGCTCGTACGGGCAGGCTTCCGTGCCCTGTTGGACGCCCAGCCCGACATCGAGGTGGCGGGGGAGGCCGCCGACGGCGCGGAAGCGGTGCGCCTCGTACGCGAACTACGGCCCGACACGGTGCTCATGGACATCCGCATGCCGCACCTGGACGGCCTCGCGGCGACCCGCGCCATCACCGGCGACCCCGAGCTGAACGAGGTGAAGGTGGTCATGCTCACCACCTTCGAGCTGGACGAGTACGTGTTCGAGGCGATCCGCTCCGGCGCCTCCGGCTTTCTGGTCAAGGACACCGAACCCGATGAGCTGCTGCGCGCGGTGCGGGCGGTGGTCGGCGGCGACGCCCTGCTCTCGCCCGGAGTGACGCGCCGCCTGATCGCCGAGTTCGCCGCCCGGTCCAAGGAGCCCGCCGCGGCGACGGCCCTGGACGAACTGACGGAGCGGGAACGGGAGGTGATGGCCCTCGTCGGGATCGGGCTCTCCAACGAGGAGATCGCCCGCAGGCTCGTCGTCAGTCCGCTGACCGCCAAGACGCATGTGAGCCGCGCGATGGTGAAGCTGGGAGCCCGGGACAGGGCCCAGCTCGTCGTGCTCGCCTACGAGTCGGGGCTCGTGCGGCCCGGCTGGCTCGGCTGA
- a CDS encoding DUF6332 family protein, giving the protein MGRRTQADRDAMTVEIGYALVSGALVAAATFAGIFLPALFLDLTATGERVLFRIGAVLGSLTFVVRVVHVLWRFPRAPHEQRVPSAQPSQPGRTSPDS; this is encoded by the coding sequence ATGGGGCGACGCACTCAGGCTGACCGGGACGCCATGACGGTCGAGATCGGCTACGCACTGGTGAGCGGAGCCCTGGTGGCCGCGGCCACGTTCGCCGGGATCTTCCTCCCTGCCCTGTTCCTCGATCTGACGGCTACGGGTGAGCGCGTCCTCTTCCGCATCGGCGCCGTGCTCGGTTCCCTGACGTTCGTCGTCCGCGTGGTGCACGTGCTGTGGCGTTTTCCGCGGGCGCCGCACGAGCAGCGCGTCCCGTCCGCTCAGCCGAGCCAGCCGGGCCGCACGAGCCCCGACTCGTAG
- a CDS encoding MarR family winged helix-turn-helix transcriptional regulator has translation MAANTSDRVLVDEWRALLALHARTLSELDRALHQHGLGASDFEVLDVLAEGAADDGGGAYRVQELASRVHLSQSALSRLVARLERDGLVCRGMCSEDRRGVRVELTEKGRTRHTEVRPLQRAVLARMLGEHRG, from the coding sequence ATGGCAGCGAACACGTCCGACCGGGTGCTCGTCGACGAGTGGCGGGCCCTTCTCGCGCTGCACGCCAGGACCCTCTCCGAGCTCGATCGTGCGCTCCATCAGCACGGCCTGGGGGCCAGCGACTTCGAGGTGCTGGACGTCCTCGCGGAGGGCGCGGCCGACGACGGCGGTGGCGCCTACCGCGTACAGGAGCTCGCCTCCCGGGTCCATCTCAGCCAGAGTGCGCTGTCCCGGCTGGTCGCCCGGCTGGAGCGGGACGGGCTGGTCTGCCGCGGGATGTGCAGCGAGGACCGTCGCGGCGTACGGGTCGAGCTGACGGAGAAGGGTCGGACCCGCCACACGGAGGTCAGGCCGCTGCAACGCGCGGTGCTCGCCCGGATGCTGGGCGAGCACCGGGGCTGA
- a CDS encoding maleylpyruvate isomerase family mycothiol-dependent enzyme, with amino-acid sequence METTEHIASLAGEGRLLAVAAGEAGPDAPVPTCPGWQVRDLLRHTGMVHRWATAFVTEGHRTYVPDGGEPDLDGDELLDWFTDGHALLVEALRTAPADLDCWTFLPAPSPLAFWARRQAHETRIHRVDAESARGGALTPVAAPCAVDGIDELLTGFHARPRSRVRSGTPRTLRLRALDADEVWTVRLSAEPPQTVRGAAAEAERADCEVSGTASELCLALWNRLPLSSLVVGGDQEVAALWTGNSGVTWS; translated from the coding sequence GTGGAGACAACCGAGCACATAGCATCCCTCGCCGGGGAAGGCCGCCTGCTGGCCGTGGCAGCCGGCGAGGCAGGCCCGGACGCACCGGTTCCGACCTGCCCGGGCTGGCAGGTGCGCGATCTGCTGAGGCACACCGGCATGGTGCACCGCTGGGCGACCGCGTTCGTGACCGAGGGCCACCGGACGTACGTCCCGGACGGTGGCGAGCCCGATCTGGACGGCGACGAGCTGCTCGACTGGTTCACGGACGGGCACGCGCTGCTGGTGGAAGCACTGCGGACCGCTCCGGCCGACCTCGACTGCTGGACCTTCCTGCCCGCACCGTCCCCGCTGGCGTTCTGGGCGCGCAGGCAGGCGCACGAGACCAGGATCCACCGGGTGGACGCCGAATCGGCGCGCGGCGGAGCACTGACACCGGTGGCGGCGCCCTGCGCCGTCGACGGCATCGACGAACTGCTGACCGGCTTCCACGCCCGCCCCAGGAGCCGGGTGCGCAGCGGCACACCCCGCACCCTGCGGCTGCGCGCGCTGGACGCGGACGAGGTGTGGACCGTACGGCTGTCCGCCGAACCGCCGCAGACAGTGCGTGGCGCGGCCGCGGAAGCGGAGCGGGCCGACTGCGAGGTGAGCGGAACCGCCTCGGAGCTCTGCCTGGCCCTGTGGAACCGGCTGCCGCTCTCATCCCTCGTGGTGGGCGGGGACCAGGAGGTCGCCGCGCTGTGGACGGGGAACTCCGGAGTCACCTGGTCGTGA
- a CDS encoding SCO4225 family membrane protein: MSHQLMSKRQLRALARLTFGNTTSRIYLGLVLAATVFVTVDTLFVAHEDASFAGVWVFFLAAPTIFVFLVGSSVAGPDTGGPAWFVYLALIVSVLVQACALGWFARLVRRGGRSRSAHPQGA, encoded by the coding sequence ATGAGCCACCAGCTGATGAGCAAGCGGCAGCTGCGCGCACTGGCACGACTGACCTTCGGCAACACGACGTCACGGATCTACCTCGGCCTCGTCCTCGCGGCCACGGTCTTCGTCACGGTGGACACACTGTTCGTGGCCCATGAGGACGCTTCGTTCGCCGGGGTCTGGGTGTTCTTCCTCGCAGCGCCGACGATCTTCGTCTTCCTCGTCGGCAGCTCCGTGGCAGGCCCCGACACGGGTGGTCCGGCCTGGTTCGTCTACCTTGCCCTGATCGTGTCCGTCCTCGTGCAGGCCTGCGCCCTCGGCTGGTTCGCACGGCTGGTGCGCCGCGGTGGCCGGAGCCGCTCCGCCCACCCCCAGGGCGCCTGA
- a CDS encoding MFS transporter, whose amino-acid sequence MPQLNKLRTALPGGLGGDTAPPPSARLRTALTVFFALDGFLFAGWVVRIPAIKHQTGASPSTLGLALLGVSAGAVITMMLTGRLCRRYGSHAVTVACGVLLSLSIALPAQTHSVLALGLVLLLFGAAYGGMNVAANSAAVDLVTAIRRPVMPSFHAAFSLGGMAGAGLGGLVAGSLSPSTHLFALTGIGLLVTAVTGPVLLRHRPATAVTTPMQRASGTRERPQRMDGRARRIVILFGVIALCTAYGEGALAEWGALHLTQDLHADPGPAAAGYSLFALTMAIGRLTGTTLLERFGQTRTLVVGGTTAAAGMLLGALAPTLWLALLGFAVTGLGLANIFPVAVGRAGALAGPSGVAAASTLGYGGMLLGPPVIGFLADWFSLPVALTTVTLLAATAALLGYGARRATHT is encoded by the coding sequence GTGCCGCAACTAAACAAACTGCGGACGGCCCTACCGGGGGGACTTGGCGGAGACACCGCCCCACCCCCGTCGGCCCGCCTCCGTACCGCGCTGACCGTGTTCTTCGCCCTCGACGGGTTCCTCTTCGCCGGCTGGGTGGTCCGTATCCCGGCCATCAAGCACCAGACCGGAGCCTCCCCCTCCACCCTCGGACTCGCCCTGCTGGGCGTCTCGGCGGGTGCGGTGATCACCATGATGCTCACCGGCCGGCTCTGCCGGCGCTACGGGAGCCATGCCGTCACCGTGGCCTGCGGTGTACTGCTGTCGCTGAGCATCGCCCTTCCCGCGCAGACGCATTCGGTCCTCGCCCTCGGGCTGGTCCTGTTGCTGTTCGGAGCCGCCTACGGCGGCATGAACGTGGCGGCGAACAGCGCGGCCGTCGATCTCGTCACCGCCATACGCCGCCCGGTGATGCCGAGCTTCCACGCCGCGTTCAGCCTCGGCGGCATGGCCGGCGCCGGGCTCGGCGGACTTGTCGCGGGCAGCCTGTCGCCCTCGACGCATCTGTTCGCCCTCACCGGAATCGGGCTGCTGGTCACTGCCGTCACCGGCCCGGTACTGCTGCGCCACCGGCCGGCCACCGCCGTCACCACCCCGATGCAGCGGGCCTCCGGCACGCGGGAGCGCCCGCAGCGCATGGACGGCCGCGCCCGCCGGATCGTCATCCTTTTCGGCGTGATCGCGCTCTGCACGGCGTACGGCGAGGGCGCGCTGGCCGAGTGGGGCGCGCTGCACCTCACGCAGGACCTGCACGCCGACCCGGGGCCCGCGGCAGCCGGATACTCCCTGTTCGCCCTGACGATGGCCATCGGCCGGCTCACCGGCACCACGCTCCTCGAACGGTTCGGGCAGACCCGCACCCTGGTGGTCGGCGGAACGACGGCGGCGGCGGGGATGCTGCTCGGGGCCCTTGCCCCCACGCTCTGGCTCGCCCTGCTCGGATTCGCCGTGACCGGCCTCGGCCTGGCCAACATCTTCCCCGTCGCGGTCGGCCGGGCGGGCGCGCTGGCCGGTCCGAGCGGAGTGGCCGCAGCGTCGACGCTCGGCTACGGCGGGATGCTGCTGGGACCGCCGGTGATCGGCTTCCTGGCCGACTGGTTCTCCCTGCCCGTGGCGCTCACGACGGTGACGCTGCTCGCCGCGACCGCGGCGCTGCTGGGATACGGCGCACGCCGCGCAACGCACACATGA
- a CDS encoding ROK family protein yields the protein MNGKSTTTRQKLERGRSALGPALELVHTGRAPTRAVLTSELGVTRATAGAVAAELEALGLIRVDSSPGSAAGSQGRPSHRLAVRDSGPVALAAQVHSDGFRAALVGLGGRIVATAPGCVAVMADPAQVLGEVVEAGARLLRDSGLRCVGAGLAVPSAVAEPEGTALNPLHIAWPAGAPVREIFTACVRAAGITGPAFTGNDVNLTALAEHRHGAGRGAQHLLCVATGHRGVGGALVLDGRLHSGSSGLALEVGHLTVNPEGRPCHCGGRGCLDVETDPLAFLTAARREPGPEESLLKQAGDLLRTEYADPCVRTAAEELIDRLGLGLAGLVNILNPDRIILGGLHRDLLEADPERLRAVVADRSLWGRSGSVPILSCTLAHNSLVGAAELAWQPVLDDPLAALA from the coding sequence ATGAACGGGAAGTCGACCACCACCCGGCAGAAGTTGGAGAGAGGCCGCAGCGCCCTGGGACCCGCGCTGGAGCTGGTCCACACAGGCCGCGCGCCCACGCGTGCCGTGCTGACGTCCGAACTCGGCGTCACCCGTGCCACCGCGGGAGCGGTGGCCGCGGAGCTGGAGGCGCTCGGGCTCATCCGGGTCGACTCCAGCCCCGGCTCCGCGGCCGGTTCGCAGGGCCGCCCCTCGCACCGGCTGGCCGTCAGGGACAGCGGGCCGGTCGCACTCGCCGCGCAGGTCCACTCCGACGGCTTCCGGGCCGCGCTCGTCGGGCTCGGCGGCAGGATCGTCGCCACCGCACCCGGCTGCGTCGCGGTCATGGCCGATCCGGCCCAGGTCCTCGGCGAGGTCGTCGAAGCCGGTGCCCGGCTGCTGCGGGACAGCGGACTGCGCTGCGTCGGAGCCGGGCTCGCCGTCCCCTCCGCCGTCGCCGAACCCGAGGGCACCGCCCTCAATCCGCTGCACATCGCCTGGCCCGCGGGTGCCCCCGTCCGGGAGATCTTCACCGCATGCGTGCGCGCGGCCGGCATCACCGGACCGGCGTTCACCGGCAACGACGTCAACCTCACCGCCCTCGCCGAGCACCGGCACGGAGCCGGACGCGGCGCCCAGCACCTGCTCTGCGTGGCCACCGGACACCGTGGCGTGGGCGGTGCGCTCGTCCTGGACGGGCGCCTGCACAGCGGGAGTTCGGGACTCGCCCTGGAGGTGGGGCATCTCACGGTGAACCCCGAGGGGCGGCCCTGCCACTGCGGCGGACGCGGCTGTCTGGACGTCGAGACGGACCCCCTCGCCTTCCTCACCGCGGCGCGCCGGGAACCCGGCCCCGAGGAGTCGCTCCTCAAGCAGGCCGGCGACCTGCTGCGCACGGAGTACGCCGACCCCTGCGTACGGACAGCCGCCGAGGAACTGATCGACCGTCTCGGCCTGGGCCTGGCGGGGCTCGTCAACATCCTCAACCCCGACCGCATCATCCTCGGCGGCCTGCACCGCGACCTCCTCGAGGCCGACCCCGAACGGCTCCGGGCGGTCGTCGCCGACCGCAGCCTGTGGGGGCGCAGCGGCAGCGTGCCGATCCTGTCCTGCACTCTGGCCCACAACAGCCTGGTGGGCGCCGCCGAGCTGGCCTGGCAGCCCGTGCTCGACGACCCGCTCGCCGCCCTCGCCTGA